One genomic segment of Actinopolymorpha sp. NPDC004070 includes these proteins:
- a CDS encoding endonuclease/exonuclease/phosphatase family protein, whose protein sequence is MAEISRRAALGLGAATAAAIGLAVGTPSTAEATIEKPRVRTGVLRIATYNIHYGAGPDNVFDLQHTAEIIAAIGPDLIGLQEVDKFFRPRSNWLDTPAELAQMLDMHVAYGPNIDLDPLEPGQPRRQYGNAVLSRWPILEYSNTRLPQYTGSEPRGLLEALVNVEGTPIRFGTTHMQHTSDAEWQEQADAIADAVDAAGGRYFLVGDTNAVPSFPGMRTFTDRLDDVWAEVGIGEGLSAANTWRFDYIFMPTGNDVRSTWLVCCDASDHLPLVADVDIR, encoded by the coding sequence ATGGCGGAGATCAGCAGGCGCGCCGCGTTGGGGCTCGGGGCGGCCACGGCGGCAGCCATCGGCCTCGCCGTCGGAACGCCGAGCACAGCGGAGGCGACCATCGAGAAACCACGCGTCCGAACGGGTGTGCTCCGGATCGCTACGTACAACATCCACTACGGAGCAGGGCCCGACAACGTCTTCGATCTGCAACACACTGCCGAGATCATCGCGGCGATCGGCCCCGACCTGATCGGGCTCCAAGAGGTTGACAAGTTCTTCCGTCCGCGCAGCAACTGGCTAGACACGCCGGCCGAACTTGCGCAAATGCTCGACATGCACGTCGCATACGGGCCAAACATCGACCTCGATCCGCTCGAGCCAGGTCAACCACGACGCCAGTACGGCAACGCCGTACTCTCCCGCTGGCCCATCCTCGAGTACAGCAACACCAGACTTCCCCAGTACACGGGCAGCGAGCCTCGCGGCCTGTTGGAAGCGTTGGTCAACGTCGAAGGTACGCCGATCCGCTTCGGCACCACCCACATGCAGCACACCAGTGATGCCGAATGGCAGGAACAAGCCGACGCCATCGCAGACGCAGTCGACGCCGCGGGCGGCCGCTACTTCCTAGTCGGCGACACCAACGCGGTACCCAGCTTTCCCGGGATGCGGACCTTCACCGACCGGCTCGACGATGTCTGGGCCGAGGTCGGGATCGGGGAAGGTTTGTCCGCGGCCAACACCTGGCGGTTCGACTATATTTTCATGCCGACCGGCAACGACGTGCGTTCGACATGGCTGGTCTGCTGCGACGCTTCGGACCATCTCCCACTGGTCGCGGATGTCGACATCCGGTAG
- a CDS encoding DUF262 domain-containing protein: MPVEAFGIEKEFLRNLLQEVGDGRAQLPEFQRGWVWPDRNIASLLASISLGYPVGAVMMLRAGGDVRFKQRPVEGATPPPTCEVDRLILDGQQRLTSLYQSITLGRPVETQDVRKRPTAGWFYIDMVAALAEHGDREEAIRFLPADRIVRNFRGEPVEDYSTPEKEYAALLFPVSHLFTWTQWQIEFQKYWGYDTEKIQLWTKFLLDVIQRFEQYQIPVIELGRQTPREAVCTVFEKVNTGGVTLTVFELLTATYAADEFDLRKDWEQRRDAWAAPEYRILREVSNTDFLQAVALLATQDRHRQWVSRGGDAGDARAPRIGCKRTDMLALRLEEYQRWAPKVVEGLKRAAKFLHQQYIYDTKYLPYGTQLIPLSAIFATLGADSEPQGVQEKIARWFWCGVFGELYGGTTETRFSRDLPDVVAWARSGGELPRTVIEATFSPARLLTLRTRGSAAYKGLYALLLRQRAVDWRTGELATALNYFDEAVDIHHIFPRAWCDRAGIDPRVYNSIINKTPLSARTNRVIGGNAPSEYLRRLANSAETSEAQISINVRTHLADPDLMRKDDFDAFFAARERELLIHVGRVMGKPIDLEASERPTEPSPLEDVDDTDEFPAAPDTQPTEPAAGDGATSNSVSNESPPTRFEIDGHHRNLTMDGFDRLWARIEACAGQEFHTTTGLPFVYRVEGSHLTPDRTGYSIHVSQFRKAYDLMPLTGPGQINSLVRGPAYVYAILTDQRMQV, encoded by the coding sequence GTGCCGGTCGAAGCGTTCGGTATCGAGAAGGAGTTTCTGCGGAACCTGCTTCAGGAGGTCGGTGACGGCCGTGCTCAACTGCCCGAGTTCCAGCGAGGCTGGGTGTGGCCGGACCGGAACATCGCCAGCCTGCTGGCGTCCATCTCACTCGGCTATCCCGTCGGCGCAGTGATGATGCTGCGGGCCGGTGGTGACGTCAGGTTCAAGCAACGTCCGGTGGAAGGCGCAACTCCCCCACCCACATGCGAAGTCGACCGCCTCATCCTGGACGGGCAGCAACGTCTGACTTCGCTGTACCAGTCGATCACCCTCGGACGGCCAGTCGAGACACAGGACGTCCGGAAGCGGCCGACCGCCGGCTGGTTCTACATCGACATGGTGGCGGCCCTGGCCGAGCACGGCGACCGGGAGGAAGCGATCCGCTTCCTGCCTGCGGACAGGATCGTTCGAAACTTCCGTGGCGAACCGGTCGAGGACTACTCGACGCCGGAGAAGGAGTACGCAGCGCTTCTCTTCCCGGTATCCCACCTGTTCACCTGGACACAGTGGCAGATCGAATTCCAGAAGTACTGGGGATACGACACAGAGAAGATCCAGCTCTGGACGAAATTCCTCCTGGACGTGATCCAGCGATTCGAGCAGTACCAGATCCCGGTGATCGAGCTCGGTAGGCAGACACCGCGCGAAGCGGTCTGCACCGTGTTCGAGAAGGTGAACACCGGAGGCGTCACCCTTACCGTCTTCGAACTCCTGACCGCGACGTACGCCGCGGACGAATTCGACCTGCGGAAGGACTGGGAGCAGCGCCGAGACGCGTGGGCGGCGCCCGAGTACCGCATCCTCCGCGAGGTGTCCAACACTGACTTCCTCCAGGCAGTGGCGCTTCTGGCGACGCAGGACCGCCATCGCCAGTGGGTCAGCCGTGGCGGCGACGCCGGCGATGCCCGCGCGCCACGCATCGGGTGCAAGCGCACCGACATGCTGGCCCTGCGGCTGGAGGAGTACCAGCGCTGGGCACCGAAGGTCGTCGAGGGCCTGAAGCGAGCGGCGAAGTTCCTCCACCAGCAGTACATCTACGACACCAAGTACCTCCCGTACGGGACTCAGTTGATACCGCTCTCCGCGATCTTTGCCACCCTTGGGGCGGACTCCGAACCTCAAGGTGTCCAGGAGAAGATCGCGCGGTGGTTCTGGTGCGGCGTGTTCGGCGAACTGTATGGCGGGACCACCGAGACGAGGTTCAGCCGAGACCTTCCGGACGTTGTTGCCTGGGCCCGGTCTGGTGGAGAGCTTCCTCGTACGGTCATCGAAGCGACGTTCTCACCCGCGAGACTGCTGACACTCCGGACCCGAGGAAGTGCCGCCTACAAGGGGCTTTACGCGCTCCTCCTGCGACAGCGGGCCGTTGACTGGCGCACCGGTGAACTGGCCACTGCGTTGAACTACTTCGACGAGGCCGTGGACATCCACCACATCTTCCCGCGGGCATGGTGTGACCGCGCCGGCATCGACCCGAGGGTCTACAACTCCATCATCAACAAGACACCGCTCAGCGCTCGCACCAACCGGGTGATCGGCGGGAACGCACCGTCAGAGTACCTACGCAGGCTCGCCAACAGCGCAGAGACGAGCGAGGCCCAGATCAGCATCAACGTCCGCACTCACCTCGCCGACCCGGACCTCATGCGCAAGGACGACTTCGACGCATTCTTCGCGGCCCGGGAGCGGGAGCTGCTCATCCACGTCGGACGCGTGATGGGCAAGCCGATCGATCTCGAGGCATCCGAGCGGCCAACTGAGCCCAGCCCGCTGGAGGACGTCGATGACACCGACGAGTTCCCGGCAGCCCCTGATACACAGCCGACCGAACCGGCCGCCGGTGACGGAGCGACCTCCAACTCAGTATCGAACGAATCGCCGCCCACCCGATTCGAGATCGATGGTCACCATCGAAATCTGACGATGGATGGCTTCGACCGGTTGTGGGCGCGTATCGAGGCTTGCGCCGGCCAGGAGTTTCACACGACGACTGGCTTGCCGTTTGTCTACCGCGTGGAGGGATCACACCTAACTCCGGACAGAACTGGTTACTCCATCCACGTGAGCCAGTTCAGGAAGGCATACGACCTCATGCCTCTCACAGGACCGGGCCAGATCAACTCGCTCGTGCGGGGTCCGGCGTACGTCTACGCGATCCTCACAGACCAGCGCATGCAGGTGTGA
- the pglW gene encoding BREX system serine/threonine kinase PglW → MDVGRWVQCTPSEFSWERAALAYLRTLLPEKEPYRAWANAEFIGTDGSVNEIDLLLVTPRRLIVLEVKSWAGILVGDAGTWQQTHRAPVDNPVIGATRKARKLKSLLAAQPALRGKRVPWIEGAVFLSDASLDVRLKSEGLAHVFGRQDHEGLPSVLAHITEPGDDVDATMSTAIAKAVDQAGIRQSQRGRKVGSLRLEMPAMQEGPGWQDFVAHHERFKDDRPRRVRIYLAGEAEAGDRRAQLVRAAEREYRALRGIDYSGIASPIDFVEHDLGPALIFPHDPSLGRLDHFLQQEDAKLDLDARLSLLRTLAETISYAHRRTLAHRGLSPQCVWVRRDGDGFHLQVTDWQTATRGSESTTGASVSSTQTFAELAEEGATAYFAPEWAWGSQNGVPLDVFGVGAIAYLLFAGHPPASSFGALARRLLSQGCLSLRAQVDNVSDRLDTLVARATMADAAKRTQDMAAFLLDLDTLREQLTAETAEQVVAVDPLSAEAGAELEDGFRVVRRLGRGSTALALLVERDEKEAVLKVSLDPEKDARIRSEAAALALLGEHPGIVQLLDPDPLRVGGRLAILLTFAGRGTLTRELRERGRLQPEWLHDWGKDLLATVDYLERTGVAHRDIKPDNLGISEVGGKGKKRRLVLFDFSLSREPLEAVEAGTPPYLDPFLGRGDRRRWDTAAERYAAAVTLYEMATARRPTYGAGGGHPGYGDADVTIDSELFDRSYAVGLADFFRRALHRDARKRFDTAEDMQRAWDAVFAKPATVVPEQPTAQRVSRETPIGAVGLSPQVLAVLERLNAADVGAALDLPPAQLTWLPGIGTKTRERLRKELSDLTDQVAASTQERPTEPTLLDKVADALVPDSADRAVAEALLGLGETGGTAWASTRDASKALGRDQRTMRQAVQRLEDHWVGLDGMRVLRDVLVEVIESVGGVASAAHCAARLLDRLGSTVEEPLRSRLAEALVRVAIDAELADEHLDGDPRLVYSRQTHGILVAAGPLEVGEGPSTAERLEWASGLGEAADTMAAADPLPVPARVVETLREVPAPDGTDPSLLAPDRLVEVAALAAETAAVTPRLEIYPRGLDAGRAVRLAAGALYGVSELSPGEVAERVMARFPYAAPLPGRPELDALLESAGVPLVWNAEQSKYLARKPEGQGLTSVFLTTGRSTPQRASTGGTLSKADWRRVENAVVAADDRLARSLEDGGWVVLSVRPSRLARAEACLSHQEVNTVDVEREFLAGLRAYCKERRVKWDVVLAADAADRSSRDWSRLSSVVQGGALTRVREAIHEAGPCVVLTRAGVLTRYDPSLRVLDELRDEVFRATADSPVRTVWLVVPGPDDSPPKLDGVAVPVFGSQWMPLPEEWISKHESALREGGAA, encoded by the coding sequence ATGGACGTCGGACGCTGGGTTCAGTGCACGCCGTCGGAGTTTTCGTGGGAGCGCGCTGCGCTCGCGTACCTGCGCACGCTTCTGCCGGAGAAGGAGCCCTACCGCGCCTGGGCGAACGCCGAGTTCATCGGCACCGACGGGTCGGTCAACGAGATCGACCTGCTTCTCGTCACCCCACGGCGCCTCATCGTCCTCGAGGTCAAGTCGTGGGCGGGCATCCTCGTCGGTGACGCCGGCACCTGGCAGCAGACGCACCGTGCGCCGGTCGACAACCCGGTGATCGGGGCGACCCGCAAAGCCCGCAAGCTGAAGTCGCTGCTCGCGGCCCAGCCCGCGTTGCGCGGTAAGCGCGTTCCCTGGATCGAGGGAGCAGTCTTCCTCTCCGACGCCAGTCTCGACGTACGTCTGAAGTCCGAAGGCCTTGCCCACGTGTTTGGTCGCCAAGACCACGAGGGCCTGCCCAGCGTCCTTGCCCACATCACGGAGCCCGGCGACGACGTCGATGCCACGATGTCGACCGCGATCGCAAAAGCAGTAGACCAGGCGGGCATCCGCCAGTCGCAGCGCGGACGCAAGGTCGGCAGCCTCCGCTTGGAGATGCCGGCAATGCAGGAAGGTCCCGGCTGGCAGGATTTCGTAGCCCACCATGAGCGCTTCAAGGACGACCGACCTCGCCGCGTCCGGATCTACCTGGCCGGTGAGGCGGAGGCGGGTGACCGCCGCGCCCAGCTTGTACGAGCAGCCGAGCGCGAGTACCGCGCGCTTCGCGGCATCGACTACAGCGGCATCGCCAGTCCGATCGACTTCGTCGAGCACGACCTCGGCCCGGCGCTGATCTTTCCGCACGACCCGAGCCTGGGCCGCCTGGACCACTTCCTGCAGCAGGAGGACGCCAAGCTCGACCTGGACGCCCGCCTGTCCCTCCTGCGGACGCTCGCGGAGACCATCTCCTACGCGCACCGCCGAACGCTCGCCCACCGCGGCCTGAGCCCCCAGTGCGTGTGGGTACGCCGCGACGGCGACGGCTTCCATCTTCAGGTGACCGACTGGCAGACCGCGACCAGGGGCTCGGAGTCGACCACGGGTGCGTCGGTGAGTTCGACGCAGACGTTCGCCGAGCTCGCCGAGGAGGGCGCGACCGCCTACTTCGCCCCTGAGTGGGCGTGGGGGAGCCAGAACGGCGTCCCGCTGGACGTGTTCGGAGTCGGCGCGATCGCCTACTTGTTGTTCGCCGGGCACCCGCCCGCTTCGTCGTTCGGCGCGCTGGCCCGTCGGCTGTTGTCGCAGGGTTGTCTGTCCCTGCGTGCGCAGGTGGACAACGTCAGCGACCGGCTGGACACGCTGGTGGCCAGGGCGACGATGGCCGACGCGGCCAAGCGGACGCAGGACATGGCCGCCTTCCTGCTCGACCTCGACACCTTGCGAGAGCAGCTCACGGCAGAGACCGCAGAGCAGGTGGTCGCCGTCGACCCGCTCAGCGCAGAGGCCGGCGCGGAGCTTGAGGACGGCTTCAGGGTCGTACGACGGCTCGGCCGTGGTTCCACCGCTCTGGCGCTGCTGGTCGAGCGGGACGAGAAGGAAGCGGTCCTCAAGGTCTCGCTGGACCCCGAGAAGGACGCCCGGATCCGGTCCGAGGCCGCGGCGCTCGCGCTCCTCGGCGAACACCCGGGCATTGTCCAGCTGCTGGATCCCGATCCGCTGCGAGTTGGCGGCCGGCTGGCGATCCTGCTCACGTTCGCCGGCAGGGGCACCCTCACGAGGGAGCTCCGCGAGCGCGGGCGCCTGCAGCCGGAGTGGCTGCACGACTGGGGCAAGGACCTGCTCGCCACTGTCGACTACCTCGAGCGCACCGGCGTCGCGCACCGCGACATCAAGCCCGACAACCTCGGGATTAGCGAGGTCGGCGGCAAGGGCAAGAAGCGGCGCCTGGTCCTGTTTGACTTCTCCTTGTCCCGTGAGCCGTTGGAGGCTGTCGAAGCCGGCACTCCGCCCTATCTCGATCCCTTCCTCGGCCGCGGAGACCGTCGCCGCTGGGACACCGCGGCCGAGCGGTACGCCGCTGCGGTCACGCTGTACGAGATGGCCACCGCGCGTCGCCCGACCTACGGTGCCGGTGGCGGGCACCCCGGCTACGGCGACGCGGACGTGACCATCGACTCGGAGCTGTTCGACCGTTCCTACGCGGTCGGCCTGGCGGACTTCTTCCGCCGCGCACTCCACCGCGACGCACGCAAGCGGTTCGACACCGCAGAGGACATGCAGCGCGCCTGGGACGCGGTGTTCGCCAAGCCGGCCACGGTCGTGCCGGAGCAGCCGACGGCACAGCGCGTCAGCCGCGAGACCCCGATCGGCGCCGTCGGCCTGTCGCCTCAGGTCCTCGCCGTCCTCGAACGCCTGAACGCCGCCGACGTGGGCGCCGCGCTCGACCTGCCGCCGGCGCAGCTCACCTGGCTGCCCGGCATCGGGACGAAGACGCGCGAGCGGCTGCGCAAGGAGCTGAGCGACCTCACCGACCAGGTCGCCGCCTCGACCCAGGAACGCCCCACCGAACCCACCTTGCTGGACAAGGTGGCCGACGCGCTGGTGCCCGACTCCGCCGACCGGGCAGTCGCGGAGGCTTTGCTTGGCCTGGGTGAAACCGGCGGCACCGCCTGGGCGAGCACCCGCGACGCGTCCAAGGCGCTCGGCCGAGACCAGCGCACCATGCGCCAGGCCGTCCAGCGGCTCGAGGACCACTGGGTCGGCCTGGACGGCATGCGCGTCCTCCGCGACGTCCTGGTGGAGGTCATCGAGTCCGTCGGCGGTGTCGCGTCCGCCGCGCACTGCGCCGCCAGGTTGCTGGACCGGCTGGGCAGCACAGTTGAAGAGCCGCTGCGGTCGAGGCTCGCCGAAGCGTTGGTACGGGTGGCGATCGACGCCGAACTCGCCGACGAGCACCTCGACGGTGACCCGCGTCTGGTCTACAGCCGGCAGACGCACGGGATTCTGGTCGCGGCCGGTCCACTGGAGGTGGGCGAAGGCCCGTCGACCGCGGAGCGGCTGGAGTGGGCTTCCGGGCTCGGTGAGGCCGCGGACACGATGGCGGCGGCGGACCCGTTGCCGGTGCCCGCGCGCGTGGTGGAGACGCTGCGCGAGGTCCCCGCTCCCGATGGCACGGACCCCAGCCTGCTGGCACCTGACCGTCTGGTCGAGGTGGCCGCGCTCGCCGCGGAGACCGCTGCCGTCACCCCGCGCCTGGAGATCTATCCGCGCGGCTTGGACGCCGGCCGCGCGGTGCGCCTCGCTGCGGGCGCGTTGTATGGGGTCAGCGAGCTGAGTCCGGGCGAGGTGGCCGAGCGGGTGATGGCGCGTTTCCCGTACGCCGCGCCGCTGCCGGGCCGACCCGAACTCGACGCGCTGCTGGAGTCCGCAGGCGTACCGCTGGTGTGGAACGCCGAGCAGTCGAAGTACCTCGCCCGCAAACCGGAGGGTCAAGGACTCACCTCGGTTTTCCTGACGACCGGGCGCTCGACCCCCCAGCGGGCTTCGACGGGCGGCACGCTGTCCAAGGCGGACTGGCGTCGGGTCGAGAACGCCGTCGTGGCTGCCGACGACCGGTTGGCGCGGTCGCTGGAGGACGGTGGCTGGGTCGTTCTCTCCGTACGCCCGAGCCGGTTGGCACGCGCGGAGGCTTGTCTGTCGCACCAAGAGGTGAACACCGTCGACGTCGAACGGGAGTTCCTGGCCGGTCTGCGTGCGTACTGCAAGGAACGCCGCGTGAAGTGGGACGTCGTGCTCGCCGCCGACGCGGCCGACCGCTCGTCGCGTGACTGGTCGCGGTTGTCGAGCGTGGTGCAGGGCGGCGCGCTGACCCGGGTGCGCGAGGCGATCCATGAGGCAGGGCCGTGCGTGGTGCTCACCCGCGCCGGGGTGCTGACGAGGTACGACCCGAGCCTGCGCGTCCTCGACGAACTCCGCGACGAGGTGTTCCGGGCGACGGCGGACTCCCCGGTGCGCACGGTCTGGCTGGTGGTGCCCGGGCCCGACGACTCGCCGCCGAAGTTGGACGGCGTGGCCGTGCCGGTGTTCGGGTCGCAGTGGATGCCGCTGCCGGAGGAGTGGATCAGCAAGCACGAGTCGGCACTTCGGGAGGGGGGAGCCGCATGA
- the pglX gene encoding BREX-2 system adenine-specific DNA-methyltransferase PglX: MIDARRLLTDLQRQVRSIEADLLRLAESDGSAADRLAKRYEAAIKGKRTGLPFETWRGQQLTQVAAGWVLACVFARFCEDNRLLEQAMLAGPGERLAEARERQDAYFREYSSHSDLDYLRAAINRLEDSEVTRALVERQNPLHVMDPSPDTATALLDFWRRIDPETGLLVHDFTDPSLSTRFLGDLYQDLSEQARKDYALLQTPEFVEEFILDRTLDPAIEEFGLADVRLIDPACGSGHFLLGAFTRLLRRWQHLEPGADVRVHVERVLRQVNGVDINPYAVAIARFRLLVAALTSCGISRLKDAPAWRVRVAIGDSLLFGTRNGQAAIAGVTEAAMAGQSGEGEFVYEYEDATELEEILGDRYHAVVANPPYITVKDPVLNKSYRDAWSSCSGSYALSVPFAERIFDLATVTGFTGQITSNSFMKREFGRKLIEAYFPTVDLSLVIDTSGAYIPGHGTPTVLLFGRHRQPVSQTMRAVLGVRGEPSAPTVPAEGLVWSSIVDSVDMVGANTEYVSVVDVDRSLMRTHPWSLSGGGAGDVMRHLDEAKSASFASFGKAVTGAVTREDDVYLVGLGALRRNGIAETMRRALVVGDDVRDWRLQSPALALWPYGEKTLTAKPERAVLRFLWPYRAQLQLRVAFGKSQLQRGLSWFEYSMFFGKRYEVPFGIGFAFVSTHNHFVLDRGGKVFNRTAPVIKLPEGAAEEEHLRLLGLLNSSTACFWLKQVSHNKGNEGYQSGIKTEMWERFYEFTGTKLQEFPLPGGAPLALATRLDSLAQELQRATPEAVAEKGAPDRETLNAAQAEWSGIRAEMISAQEELDWEVYGLYGLLGDDSKALAGKDVSKPPLKLGERAFEIALARKMAVGEVETQWFARHGSTSITELPDHWPADYRALVERRLEKIADDPYLHLIERPECKRRWATRSWEDMEADALRGWLQDRLEDRALWFRPEPTLRSAAQLADELRTDEDFVSVAQLYARDQDLLDVVRDLVRDQHVPGNSAWRYTDSGMRVRKAWEQTWDLQRREDAGEKVGKIAVPPKYKQGDFRSATYWRNRGKLDVPKERFTSYPESSRDGTLLLGWAGFDHLQQAQALVAYVTERQELDAWGAEQLVPLLAALAELLPWIRQWHPDVDPEFGQAPADAYDGYLDQVLLQLGLTRDDLTAWRPPAPTRGRRRKTT; encoded by the coding sequence ATGATCGACGCGAGGCGACTGCTGACAGACCTGCAACGCCAGGTCCGGTCGATCGAGGCCGACCTTCTCCGGTTGGCCGAGTCCGACGGCTCGGCGGCGGACCGGCTGGCCAAGCGGTACGAGGCTGCGATCAAGGGAAAGCGGACCGGTCTGCCGTTCGAGACCTGGCGCGGGCAACAGCTCACCCAGGTGGCGGCGGGCTGGGTGCTGGCCTGTGTGTTCGCGAGGTTCTGCGAGGACAACCGCCTGCTGGAGCAGGCGATGCTGGCCGGGCCGGGTGAGCGACTGGCCGAGGCACGGGAGCGTCAGGACGCCTACTTCCGGGAGTACTCCTCGCACTCCGATCTCGACTACCTGCGTGCGGCGATCAACCGGCTGGAGGACTCCGAGGTCACCCGGGCCCTGGTCGAGCGGCAGAACCCGTTGCACGTCATGGACCCGTCGCCGGACACGGCGACCGCATTGCTGGACTTCTGGCGGCGGATCGACCCCGAGACCGGCCTGCTCGTGCACGACTTCACGGACCCGTCGCTGTCGACGCGGTTCCTCGGTGATCTCTACCAGGACCTGTCCGAGCAGGCTCGCAAGGACTACGCGCTGTTGCAGACGCCGGAGTTCGTGGAGGAGTTCATCCTCGACCGGACGCTCGACCCGGCGATCGAGGAGTTCGGGCTGGCCGACGTGCGTCTGATCGACCCGGCATGCGGGTCTGGTCACTTCCTGCTGGGTGCGTTCACTCGGTTGCTGCGTCGCTGGCAGCACCTGGAGCCTGGCGCGGACGTGCGCGTGCATGTCGAACGCGTGCTGCGTCAGGTCAACGGCGTCGACATCAACCCGTACGCGGTGGCGATCGCGAGGTTCCGCCTGCTGGTCGCGGCGCTGACTTCCTGCGGGATCAGTCGCTTGAAGGACGCCCCGGCGTGGCGGGTACGGGTCGCAATCGGGGACTCGTTGTTGTTCGGTACGCGGAATGGTCAGGCCGCGATCGCCGGCGTCACCGAGGCAGCGATGGCCGGGCAGTCCGGCGAGGGCGAATTCGTCTACGAGTACGAGGACGCCACTGAACTGGAAGAGATCCTCGGTGACCGCTACCACGCCGTCGTCGCGAACCCGCCCTACATCACCGTCAAGGACCCAGTCCTTAACAAGTCCTACCGTGACGCGTGGTCCTCATGTTCAGGGTCGTATGCGTTGTCGGTGCCGTTCGCGGAGCGGATATTTGATCTGGCGACGGTGACTGGGTTTACCGGACAGATCACCTCCAATTCATTCATGAAACGTGAGTTTGGACGCAAGCTCATCGAGGCGTATTTTCCCACCGTGGACCTGTCGCTCGTAATAGATACGAGTGGAGCTTATATACCCGGGCACGGAACCCCGACGGTCCTCCTCTTTGGCCGGCACCGTCAGCCAGTATCTCAGACCATGCGCGCGGTCCTAGGTGTCCGTGGAGAACCAAGTGCGCCTACAGTGCCAGCTGAAGGTCTCGTCTGGTCATCAATCGTGGACAGCGTTGACATGGTGGGTGCCAACACGGAGTACGTCTCAGTAGTTGACGTTGACCGCTCCTTGATGAGGACCCATCCTTGGAGTCTAAGCGGCGGTGGCGCTGGGGACGTGATGCGTCACCTCGATGAGGCGAAGAGTGCCAGCTTTGCGAGCTTCGGAAAAGCGGTAACGGGTGCTGTCACGCGGGAAGATGACGTGTACCTCGTCGGGTTGGGCGCTCTACGCCGCAATGGGATCGCGGAAACCATGCGGCGCGCTCTCGTGGTGGGCGACGATGTGCGCGACTGGCGTCTGCAGAGTCCTGCGCTTGCATTATGGCCATACGGGGAAAAAACTCTTACTGCGAAACCCGAACGGGCTGTGCTGCGCTTTCTCTGGCCGTATCGTGCGCAGCTTCAGCTGCGAGTTGCGTTCGGAAAGTCCCAGTTGCAGCGAGGCCTAAGCTGGTTCGAGTACTCGATGTTTTTTGGTAAGCGATACGAGGTGCCGTTCGGTATTGGGTTTGCGTTCGTGTCGACGCATAACCATTTCGTTCTTGATCGTGGTGGAAAGGTATTCAACCGGACGGCGCCGGTGATCAAGTTGCCGGAGGGGGCGGCCGAGGAGGAGCATCTGCGGCTGCTCGGGTTGTTGAACTCGTCGACGGCATGCTTCTGGCTCAAGCAGGTCAGCCATAACAAGGGGAACGAAGGCTACCAATCTGGAATTAAAACCGAGATGTGGGAGCGTTTCTACGAATTCACTGGCACGAAGTTGCAGGAGTTCCCGTTGCCAGGCGGCGCCCCGCTGGCTCTGGCTACCCGACTTGACTCACTTGCTCAGGAGTTGCAGAGGGCGACTCCTGAGGCTGTTGCCGAGAAGGGGGCGCCTGACCGGGAGACCCTCAATGCCGCGCAGGCGGAGTGGTCGGGGATCCGGGCAGAGATGATCTCGGCGCAAGAGGAGTTGGACTGGGAGGTCTACGGGCTCTACGGGTTGCTCGGCGACGACAGCAAGGCGCTGGCCGGCAAGGACGTCAGCAAGCCGCCGCTGAAGCTGGGCGAGCGGGCGTTCGAGATCGCGCTGGCCCGCAAGATGGCAGTCGGCGAGGTTGAGACCCAATGGTTCGCGCGCCATGGCTCGACGTCGATCACCGAACTCCCCGACCACTGGCCGGCCGACTATCGCGCGCTGGTTGAGCGTCGGCTGGAGAAGATCGCCGACGACCCATACCTCCATCTGATCGAGCGTCCGGAGTGCAAGCGACGCTGGGCAACCCGCTCGTGGGAGGACATGGAGGCCGACGCGCTGCGTGGCTGGCTGCAGGACCGGCTGGAGGACCGGGCGCTGTGGTTCCGTCCCGAGCCGACCCTGCGGAGTGCGGCGCAGCTTGCCGACGAGTTGCGTACCGACGAGGACTTCGTGTCCGTCGCCCAGCTGTACGCCCGCGACCAGGACCTGCTCGACGTGGTGAGGGATCTGGTGCGCGACCAGCACGTCCCCGGAAACTCCGCCTGGCGCTACACCGACTCCGGCATGCGCGTTCGCAAGGCCTGGGAGCAGACCTGGGACCTGCAGCGCCGCGAGGACGCGGGGGAGAAGGTCGGCAAGATCGCGGTGCCGCCGAAGTACAAGCAGGGTGACTTCCGCTCCGCGACGTACTGGCGTAACCGCGGCAAGCTCGACGTACCCAAGGAGCGGTTCACGTCGTACCCGGAGTCCTCCCGCGACGGCACGCTGCTGCTCGGCTGGGCCGGGTTCGACCACCTGCAGCAGGCACAGGCCCTCGTCGCCTACGTCACCGAACGCCAGGAGCTGGACGCCTGGGGCGCGGAGCAACTCGTCCCGCTCCTTGCCGCACTCGCCGAACTGCTGCCGTGGATCCGTCAATGGCATCCCGACGTCGACCCGGAGTTCGGGCAGGCGCCTGCCGACGCCTACGACGGCTACCTCGACCAGGTGCTGCTCCAGCTCGGCCTGACCCGAGACGACCTCACCGCGTGGCGGCCACCGGCCCCGACCCGCGGCCGCCGACGCAAGACCACCTGA